From the genome of Methylomonas sp. UP202, one region includes:
- a CDS encoding triphosphoribosyl-dephospho-CoA synthase, which produces MAVIDRQSLMEAYSQACEIELQAFKPGNVSIYSSAHDMTVDDFRISAQVSRAPITNPDFSLGEKIYHAVAATRQAVNCNTNLGIILLCAPVLQAAAGLAAGDSLHAALARVLETTTQSDAEWVFRAIELAAPGGLGTSDAHDVRETPNVTLLEAMDYAAERDLIAAQYVNRFKDVFDFSVLRYNRAFVLSGDFGWSALAVYAAILARFPDSHVERKYGQQYTEWIKGEMVELERALQAAFAPDKLMPVLYELDKTFKAKKINPGTTADLTVATVLVVLLEQLVSGTSG; this is translated from the coding sequence ATGGCCGTTATCGATCGCCAGTCTTTGATGGAGGCTTATAGCCAAGCCTGCGAGATCGAATTGCAGGCATTCAAGCCGGGTAACGTCAGCATTTACAGTTCCGCCCACGATATGACGGTCGACGACTTTCGGATTAGCGCCCAAGTCAGCCGGGCGCCGATCACGAATCCAGACTTCAGCTTGGGTGAAAAAATCTATCACGCGGTCGCCGCGACCCGTCAGGCTGTCAATTGCAACACCAATTTGGGGATTATTTTGCTATGCGCGCCGGTTTTGCAGGCCGCGGCCGGCTTGGCGGCCGGCGACTCGTTACATGCAGCGCTGGCGCGGGTGTTGGAAACAACCACGCAATCCGACGCGGAGTGGGTGTTTCGGGCTATCGAGCTGGCTGCGCCGGGCGGATTGGGGACATCGGATGCCCACGATGTTCGCGAGACGCCGAATGTGACCCTGTTGGAAGCAATGGACTACGCCGCCGAGCGCGATTTAATCGCCGCGCAATACGTTAATCGGTTTAAAGACGTTTTTGATTTTTCGGTTTTACGATATAATCGTGCTTTCGTTTTGTCTGGCGATTTCGGCTGGTCGGCGTTGGCGGTGTATGCTGCGATATTGGCCCGGTTTCCCGATAGTCATGTCGAGCGAAAGTATGGACAGCAATACACAGAGTGGATTAAGGGGGAAATGGTCGAGCTCGAAAGAGCTTTGCAGGCAGCCTTCGCGCCTGACAAGTTGATGCCGGTTCTATATGAATTGGATAAAACTTTCAAGGCAAAAAAAATCAACCCAGGCACAACTGCGGACCTGACGGTCGCAACCGTGCTCGTGGTGCTTCTGGAACAATTGGTTAGCGGTACAAGCGGCTAA
- a CDS encoding hydantoinase/oxoprolinase family protein — MTQRIAGWDIGGAHVKLALLDEHGGLSGVEQRPCPLWKGCDYLAAVLAELDHSHGLADYRHAVTMTGELADGFANREQGVRAIVATIGQYFGFDRIEVFAGRAGFIGGADIVPADTLAIASANWLASVCWLADRLPDALFVDIGSTTTDLLLVEHGQPRIEGYTDYQRLISGELLYTGVVRTSVMVLADTAEFNGRQQGLMAEHFATTADIYRVTGDLQEHHDQTESADGAEKTPQASARRLSRLTGYDFVEADWPLWQAFAARLKDVQKQKVTRASLAQMQRATRLPVWVGAGVGRFLIREIAEELGYAYRDFSELLAKPNGESSRLDAADCAPAVAVALLAAGRGQAGVT, encoded by the coding sequence ATGACTCAACGTATCGCGGGATGGGATATTGGCGGCGCCCATGTCAAATTGGCGCTATTGGACGAACACGGTGGGCTTAGCGGGGTCGAGCAACGGCCATGCCCGCTTTGGAAGGGCTGCGACTACCTGGCCGCAGTACTCGCCGAGCTGGACCATAGCCACGGGTTGGCAGATTATCGCCACGCGGTGACGATGACCGGCGAATTGGCGGACGGTTTCGCCAATCGCGAGCAAGGCGTGCGCGCCATCGTCGCCACGATCGGCCAGTACTTTGGTTTCGACCGGATCGAGGTGTTTGCCGGACGGGCCGGCTTTATCGGCGGCGCGGACATCGTGCCGGCCGATACGTTGGCCATCGCCTCGGCTAACTGGTTGGCCAGCGTGTGTTGGTTGGCGGATCGGCTGCCGGATGCTTTGTTCGTCGATATCGGCAGTACCACGACCGACCTGTTGCTGGTTGAACATGGCCAGCCGCGAATCGAAGGTTATACCGATTATCAGCGTTTGATTTCCGGCGAATTGCTCTATACCGGTGTCGTTCGTACCTCGGTGATGGTGCTTGCCGACACGGCCGAATTCAACGGGCGGCAACAAGGTCTGATGGCTGAGCATTTTGCGACAACCGCCGATATCTACCGGGTAACCGGCGATTTGCAGGAGCACCACGATCAAACCGAGAGCGCCGACGGTGCCGAAAAAACGCCGCAAGCTAGCGCCAGGCGCTTATCCAGGCTGACCGGCTATGATTTTGTCGAAGCCGATTGGCCGCTGTGGCAGGCGTTCGCCGCGCGCTTGAAAGACGTGCAAAAGCAAAAGGTGACTCGCGCTTCGCTCGCGCAAATGCAACGCGCCACCCGACTGCCGGTTTGGGTTGGCGCCGGCGTCGGCCGGTTTTTGATCAGGGAAATCGCCGAGGAATTAGGGTACGCTTACCGGGATTTTTCGGAATTGCTGGCGAAACCAAACGGTGAGTCTTCGCGGCTGGATGCCGCCGATTGCGCGCCGGCGGTCGCGGTGGCGTTGCTAGCGGCGGGACGCGGGCAAGCTGGCGTGACCTAA
- a CDS encoding ATP-grasp domain-containing protein — protein sequence MTIRTRIAVAEISKCLLVIAKSARMLATLAVRAGFEVIAVDCFADADTRQIANQTYRVRSLAWDDIKLAVINARGRFRIADVLYGSGFETHPDSLMKLARDWRLLGNQADTFCRLQDKRDFFALLTRLAIPYPQVVFQAPTEAGEWLRKPWRGEGGLGIARSMESERRDASGEGYWQRYVDGIAMSALFVANGESARVVGWNRQWRANLGPDFAFVFAGAVGSVPIPSEVSQALRTVVVQLTAEYGLRGLNSLDFMLVPDGFRVLELNPRVSASAQLYGDDLLVSHLRGSLGLSLDNVASAPVSKAVRTVFVDRNLRVADDFSWPDWVADRPPGGAFFGAGQPICSIIAAGKNSGLAMLQLRRRLHILGTLLEIGR from the coding sequence ATGACGATACGGACTCGAATCGCGGTGGCGGAAATCTCTAAGTGTTTGTTGGTGATTGCAAAATCGGCACGGATGTTGGCGACGTTGGCCGTTCGGGCCGGCTTCGAGGTGATCGCCGTCGACTGCTTTGCCGATGCCGATACCCGGCAAATCGCAAATCAAACTTATCGGGTGCGTTCATTGGCCTGGGACGACATCAAGCTCGCGGTAATTAACGCCCGTGGGCGCTTCCGGATTGCCGACGTCTTGTACGGGAGCGGCTTTGAAACGCATCCGGATAGTTTGATGAAGCTGGCGCGGGATTGGCGATTGCTCGGCAACCAGGCCGATACTTTTTGCCGGTTGCAAGATAAACGGGATTTTTTTGCGTTGCTGACGCGACTGGCGATACCTTATCCTCAGGTTGTTTTCCAGGCGCCGACCGAGGCGGGCGAATGGTTGCGCAAGCCTTGGCGAGGCGAGGGCGGTTTGGGCATCGCCAGATCGATGGAGTCGGAGCGGCGGGATGCGAGCGGCGAGGGGTATTGGCAACGTTACGTCGACGGCATCGCGATGTCGGCGTTGTTCGTCGCCAATGGCGAGTCGGCGCGGGTGGTGGGATGGAATCGGCAATGGCGCGCGAATTTAGGTCCGGATTTCGCGTTTGTGTTTGCCGGTGCCGTCGGCTCGGTACCGATACCGAGTGAGGTGTCGCAAGCCTTGCGAACAGTCGTGGTCCAATTAACGGCCGAATACGGTTTGCGCGGCCTGAACAGTTTGGATTTTATGTTGGTACCCGACGGTTTTCGGGTGTTGGAGCTTAATCCCCGCGTGTCGGCTAGCGCTCAGCTTTACGGCGACGATTTGCTGGTATCGCATCTGCGCGGAAGTCTTGGATTGTCGCTGGATAATGTCGCATCGGCACCGGTATCCAAGGCAGTGCGTACCGTGTTCGTTGATCGGAATCTCCGTGTCGCCGACGATTTTTCTTGGCCGGACTGGGTCGCGGATAGGCCGCCAGGCGGCGCTTTTTTTGGCGCGGGCCAGCCGATATGCAGTATTATTGCGGCCGGTAAAAATTCGGGCCTGGCGATGCTGCAGTTACGCCGCCGGTTACACATTCTCGGAACATTATTGGAAATAGGTCGTTAA
- a CDS encoding HisA/HisF-related TIM barrel protein, producing MVGAMQVIPVIDLKDGEVVLAAGGDRSRYRPVHPQSLICEASEPIAVVEAFLNLHAFATFYIADLDAIEARGSHRREILKLAETFPDLTFWIDDGGPAVAIPSRGNLRPVVGTESQSQAFDLSGSSAILSLDFKHQRALGDPGWLTSAGYWPDTVIAMTLDKVGGHGGPDLALLSELQIRHSNRRFVAAGGVRNRDDLRRLAGIGVRAALVASALHNGALTGPDLENL from the coding sequence ATGGTCGGTGCGATGCAGGTTATTCCGGTAATCGATTTAAAGGACGGCGAAGTCGTATTGGCTGCCGGCGGCGACCGTAGCCGCTATCGGCCTGTACATCCGCAATCGTTGATCTGCGAAGCCAGCGAGCCGATCGCCGTGGTCGAGGCATTTCTAAACCTGCATGCCTTCGCGACCTTTTATATCGCCGACCTCGATGCCATCGAGGCTCGCGGCAGTCACCGCCGCGAGATTCTAAAACTAGCCGAAACCTTCCCGGATCTGACGTTCTGGATCGACGACGGCGGCCCGGCCGTCGCCATTCCGTCTCGCGGAAATCTGCGGCCGGTGGTCGGTACCGAATCGCAAAGCCAAGCCTTCGATTTGTCTGGCAGTTCGGCCATTCTATCCTTGGATTTCAAACACCAGCGCGCGCTGGGCGACCCCGGCTGGCTGACATCCGCGGGCTACTGGCCGGATACCGTCATTGCGATGACCTTGGATAAGGTCGGTGGTCATGGCGGTCCCGACTTGGCCTTGTTAAGCGAATTGCAGATCCGCCATTCGAACCGGCGCTTCGTGGCCGCCGGCGGCGTGCGTAACCGCGACGATTTGCGCCGGCTGGCCGGAATCGGCGTGCGCGCCGCATTGGTAGCCAGCGCCTTACATAACGGTGCGCTAACCGGCCCGGACCTGGAAAACCTTTAG
- a CDS encoding RimK family alpha-L-glutamate ligase codes for MHRIAIITDDPGWHGKQLTHAFAGLGYSADFVSLTACSFQLTNSGLPIALPGYPDRLPRAVFVRGVPGGSLEEVVFYLDILHALKIAGVPVYNDAGAVERSVDKGMTSFLLQQAGLSTATTWVTRDREQALAVAEQELREGHFLISKPLFGSQGEGIRRIEKSTDLLWLTGSRGIYYLQRFIECDGDGYSDIRVFVVNGRAVAGMRRRGISWLNNVARGATCECIELDEALAALAVAATETLRMDYAGVDIIRDAEGCYRVIEVNSVPAWKGLQSVCDIDVAACLASDLVERYLH; via the coding sequence TTGCATCGAATCGCGATTATCACCGACGACCCTGGTTGGCATGGCAAGCAATTGACCCACGCTTTCGCCGGACTGGGCTATTCCGCCGACTTCGTGTCGCTCACGGCATGCAGTTTCCAATTGACCAACTCGGGTCTGCCGATCGCGTTGCCCGGCTACCCTGATCGCTTGCCGCGCGCGGTATTCGTGCGCGGCGTGCCGGGCGGTTCGCTGGAAGAAGTGGTGTTTTACCTGGATATCTTGCACGCGCTGAAAATTGCCGGCGTGCCGGTGTACAACGACGCCGGGGCGGTCGAACGCAGCGTCGACAAAGGCATGACCAGCTTTTTACTACAACAGGCCGGGCTGTCGACCGCCACCACCTGGGTGACTCGCGACCGCGAACAGGCGCTGGCGGTTGCGGAACAGGAGTTGCGCGAAGGGCATTTTCTGATCAGCAAGCCCTTGTTCGGTTCGCAAGGCGAGGGCATTCGCCGCATCGAAAAGTCTACCGACTTGTTGTGGTTGACCGGCAGTCGCGGCATTTATTATCTGCAACGTTTTATCGAGTGCGACGGCGACGGTTACTCGGATATTCGGGTCTTTGTCGTCAACGGTCGTGCGGTAGCCGGCATGCGGCGGCGCGGGATTTCCTGGTTGAACAACGTGGCGCGGGGCGCTACCTGCGAATGCATCGAATTGGACGAGGCTTTGGCGGCCTTGGCGGTCGCGGCGACCGAAACTCTCCGCATGGACTATGCCGGTGTCGATATCATTCGCGACGCCGAGGGTTGTTACCGAGTGATAGAAGTCAATAGCGTACCGGCTTGGAAGGGTTTGCAAAGCGTCTGCGATATCGACGTCGCCGCTTGTTTGGCCAGCGATTTGGTTGAACGTTATTTGCATTGA
- a CDS encoding ATP-grasp domain-containing protein — translation MKILVFEYITGGGFAGQSLPAGLAAEGGLMLQTLLQELKALPGIELTVMLDSRCQRPNVLTEAEVVRVNHPDIRTILPKLLTATDCFWPIAPETDGILHTLAEIAAANRTPTLLSDPATVAICADKLASYRVFCEQGLPAVPTRRLVDDVGDWRGRLVVKPVDGVGCEGARLLIADQFSDWRNRCPDPTRYVVQPYCEGRPSSLSALFAGGRARLLSVNRQLIEVVDGGFALRGCRVNVAVAARSLYQGWLDQLAAGLPGLFGYAGVDWLETADGGGQLLEINPRLTSSYPGVGRAIGINVAEQVLRSIDGVLDTFPSCPGTVDITFNL, via the coding sequence ATGAAAATTTTGGTGTTCGAATATATCACCGGCGGCGGTTTTGCCGGTCAGTCTTTGCCGGCCGGCTTGGCGGCCGAGGGCGGGCTGATGTTACAGACATTGCTTCAAGAATTGAAGGCCTTGCCCGGTATCGAGTTGACGGTGATGCTCGATAGCCGTTGTCAACGCCCAAATGTATTGACCGAAGCGGAGGTCGTGCGCGTTAACCATCCGGACATCCGCACCATTCTGCCCAAGCTGTTGACTGCCACGGATTGCTTTTGGCCGATCGCGCCGGAGACCGACGGCATTCTGCATACCCTCGCCGAGATCGCCGCCGCCAACCGGACTCCGACCCTGTTGTCCGATCCCGCCACGGTGGCGATTTGCGCGGACAAGCTCGCCAGTTACCGAGTGTTTTGCGAACAAGGTTTACCGGCCGTGCCGACGCGAAGATTGGTGGATGATGTTGGCGATTGGCGCGGTCGCTTGGTTGTCAAGCCGGTCGATGGCGTTGGTTGCGAGGGGGCTCGGTTACTGATTGCCGATCAATTTTCCGATTGGCGCAATCGCTGTCCCGATCCGACGCGTTATGTGGTCCAACCCTATTGCGAAGGCCGGCCTTCCAGTTTGTCGGCCTTGTTTGCCGGCGGTCGAGCCAGATTGCTGAGCGTGAATCGCCAATTGATCGAGGTGGTCGATGGCGGTTTCGCGCTGCGCGGATGTCGGGTGAACGTCGCGGTCGCGGCACGGTCCTTGTATCAAGGATGGCTGGACCAATTGGCCGCCGGCTTGCCGGGTTTGTTCGGCTACGCTGGGGTGGATTGGCTGGAAACCGCCGACGGCGGCGGTCAGTTGTTGGAGATCAATCCGCGTTTGACCAGTTCCTATCCCGGCGTCGGTCGAGCCATCGGCATCAACGTCGCCGAACAGGTGTTGCGCTCAATAGACGGCGTGCTGGACACCTTTCCAAGCTGTCCGGGCACGGTCGATATTACTTTCAATCTTTAA
- the mch gene encoding methenyltetrahydromethanopterin cyclohydrolase, with protein MQYQASVNKLTQPLVQTLLDNADKLRLGVERLENGCTIIDAGINVPGGLEAGRIITEICMGGMGTATISQSFYTAHWPLTINVHATNPVLSCLGSQYAGWSLSHGKYYALGSGPARALATKIKDGMVEPVEELYKELEYRDAAERAVLVIENDAVPPLEIVEKVAAACGLAPSALTIIVTPTSSLAGGVQVVGRVLEVAMHKAHALHFPLENIVDGSGSAPICPPHPNFVKAMGRTNDAILFAGQVHLFVKGSDEAAEKLAKELPSSTSKDYGKPFAEIFKAYEYDFFKIDAMLFSPASVIVTAVDSGKSFRAGQLDNALLDLSFGL; from the coding sequence ATGCAATATCAGGCAAGCGTCAATAAACTTACCCAGCCCTTGGTTCAAACATTGTTGGATAACGCCGACAAGCTGCGCTTGGGTGTCGAGCGCTTGGAAAACGGTTGCACGATTATCGACGCCGGAATCAATGTACCGGGCGGTTTGGAAGCCGGGCGAATCATCACCGAGATTTGCATGGGCGGCATGGGTACCGCGACGATTTCGCAGAGTTTTTACACCGCGCATTGGCCGCTGACGATCAATGTCCATGCAACCAATCCGGTATTGTCCTGTTTGGGTAGCCAGTATGCCGGGTGGAGTTTGTCGCACGGCAAATATTATGCTTTGGGCTCCGGCCCGGCGCGGGCGCTGGCCACCAAGATCAAGGACGGCATGGTCGAACCGGTCGAAGAACTTTACAAGGAGCTGGAATATCGGGATGCCGCCGAGCGCGCGGTTTTGGTAATCGAAAACGATGCGGTCCCGCCGCTCGAAATCGTCGAGAAGGTCGCAGCCGCCTGTGGTCTGGCTCCGTCAGCCTTGACCATCATTGTCACGCCGACCAGTAGTCTGGCGGGCGGTGTGCAAGTTGTCGGCCGGGTTTTGGAAGTGGCGATGCACAAGGCTCATGCCTTGCACTTCCCACTGGAAAACATCGTCGACGGTTCCGGTAGCGCGCCGATTTGCCCGCCGCATCCGAATTTCGTCAAGGCGATGGGACGTACCAACGATGCGATTTTGTTCGCCGGTCAAGTCCATTTGTTCGTGAAAGGCAGTGACGAAGCCGCCGAAAAACTGGCTAAAGAATTGCCCAGTTCCACGTCGAAAGATTACGGCAAACCGTTTGCAGAGATTTTCAAGGCTTACGAATACGATTTTTTCAAAATCGACGCGATGTTGTTCAGTCCGGCCAGCGTGATCGTCACGGCGGTCGACTCCGGCAAAAGTTTCCGGGCCGGCCAACTGGATAACGCGCTGTTGGACCTGTCTTTCGGCCTCTAA
- a CDS encoding methyl-accepting chemotaxis protein, whose protein sequence is MLSFLWKNRELEELKLQLADANRRIQQQTDELERSRLALQQEQAGNAALQAARQRDLGTIAHLQNFGQSLLNMQTSLLTLANRLRDEKDNAIEAQGISITSSEAIKRISHNLVELADGSSHAAEQAGSLDQSSREIIGVVKLIRDIADQTNLLALNASIESARAGEQGRGFAVVADEVRTLAQRTAEATNKISALAESIRNASGGTREQMSQLADHARTYSEEGQRATGTMRELLDFSVTMEKVVAASSLRSFCELAKLDHLIYKFEVYKVLFRLSSKTIRDFAEHTECRLGKWYYQGEGRACFSKLPGYSEIEQPHMTVHQAALKALTAHTAGDDQTMLASVGRMEQASLDVLSNLEKIAHSAEVDAGVLCKAH, encoded by the coding sequence ATGCTCTCGTTTCTTTGGAAAAATCGCGAATTGGAAGAACTGAAGCTGCAATTGGCCGATGCTAATCGGCGGATTCAACAGCAGACCGATGAGTTGGAGCGGTCGCGCCTTGCGTTGCAACAGGAGCAGGCCGGCAACGCGGCACTACAGGCGGCGCGCCAGCGCGATTTAGGTACTATTGCCCATTTGCAGAATTTCGGACAATCCTTGCTGAATATGCAGACCAGTCTGTTGACCTTGGCCAACCGGTTGCGCGATGAAAAAGACAATGCCATCGAAGCCCAGGGCATATCGATTACCAGCAGCGAGGCCATTAAGCGAATTTCCCACAACTTGGTCGAATTGGCCGACGGCTCCAGTCATGCCGCCGAACAGGCCGGCTCGCTGGATCAAAGCTCGCGGGAAATCATCGGCGTGGTCAAATTAATTCGCGACATCGCCGATCAAACCAATTTGTTGGCGCTGAACGCGTCGATCGAGTCGGCTCGGGCTGGCGAGCAAGGGCGCGGCTTCGCTGTGGTGGCGGACGAAGTCCGCACCCTGGCGCAGCGTACCGCCGAAGCGACCAATAAAATATCGGCGCTGGCTGAATCCATCCGCAACGCCAGCGGCGGTACCCGCGAGCAAATGAGCCAGTTGGCGGACCACGCCAGAACGTATAGCGAGGAAGGTCAACGCGCGACCGGCACGATGCGCGAGCTGTTGGACTTCTCGGTGACGATGGAAAAAGTGGTGGCGGCTTCGTCGTTGCGCAGTTTCTGCGAATTGGCCAAATTGGACCATTTGATTTACAAGTTCGAAGTTTACAAAGTGTTGTTCCGCTTGTCGTCGAAGACGATTCGGGACTTTGCCGAACATACCGAGTGCCGCTTAGGCAAGTGGTATTATCAGGGCGAAGGTCGGGCCTGCTTTTCCAAACTCCCAGGTTATTCGGAAATCGAGCAACCGCACATGACCGTGCATCAGGCGGCGCTGAAAGCCTTGACGGCCCATACCGCCGGCGACGATCAAACCATGCTGGCCTCGGTGGGACGGATGGAACAGGCCAGTTTGGATGTGCTCAGCAATCTGGAGAAAATCGCCCACAGCGCCGAGGTCGATGCCGGCGTGTTATGCAAAGCCCATTGA
- a CDS encoding Nramp family divalent metal transporter, translating into MNKTPLDALPRRAIPAFPGWWAALGPGVVWMALAQGSGELIWWPYMIAKYGLTFLWLLVPACLLQYPLNLEIGRYTLLTGESIFHGFIRLNRRLGIFLWLLMSVSFFWFGAFASAGGTAMAELTHWPDGWSQREQSLFWGYLSIAVFLAAILASGVVYTLIERFMKLVAVVTVVGLLSACLQSDVTATLPEFARGLLGPTAAMARPWEASDASKLLTAITFAGLGGFWILFYSYWLRDKGAGMAGWVGRITGLGGSEEAVLSDGFLPRDEPESAARWQTWRRFLSADILVGILGNLLTTLMTCLLAYALLFPKGLLPQEYELAVVQSQFFAVSWGEIGRLLFLVVAAAFLTDTWLATADAVSRIQADIVLTLFPAAQRWPARRWYYLFLGLLTLITCFTMQLDAPGPLILTSAVIGFAGTILFPPLLYWLNHRLLPPHLPAWAKPRRRPWLLAVSFAVYLTLAFLYIRSVLGF; encoded by the coding sequence ATGAACAAAACTCCGTTAGATGCTCTTCCTCGCCGCGCCATTCCGGCCTTTCCAGGTTGGTGGGCTGCCCTGGGACCCGGCGTGGTCTGGATGGCGCTGGCGCAAGGCAGCGGCGAGCTGATCTGGTGGCCATACATGATCGCCAAATACGGTTTGACCTTTCTTTGGCTACTGGTACCGGCTTGCTTGTTGCAATATCCGTTAAATCTGGAGATAGGCCGCTACACCCTGCTGACCGGCGAAAGCATCTTTCACGGCTTCATTCGTTTGAACCGCCGGCTCGGCATCTTTCTGTGGCTGTTGATGTCGGTATCGTTTTTTTGGTTCGGCGCCTTCGCATCGGCCGGTGGCACCGCGATGGCCGAATTGACGCATTGGCCGGACGGCTGGAGCCAACGCGAGCAAAGTCTGTTTTGGGGCTATTTATCCATCGCGGTGTTTCTGGCGGCGATCCTGGCCAGCGGCGTCGTCTACACGTTGATCGAACGCTTCATGAAGTTGGTCGCGGTGGTCACCGTGGTTGGTTTATTGTCGGCCTGCCTGCAAAGCGACGTGACGGCCACGCTGCCGGAGTTCGCGCGCGGCTTGCTGGGCCCGACGGCGGCGATGGCGCGGCCTTGGGAAGCCAGCGACGCCAGCAAGTTATTGACGGCCATCACTTTTGCCGGCCTAGGCGGTTTCTGGATTTTGTTTTATTCGTACTGGCTGCGCGACAAAGGCGCCGGCATGGCCGGCTGGGTCGGCCGGATTACCGGTTTGGGCGGCAGCGAGGAAGCGGTACTCAGCGACGGTTTTCTGCCACGAGACGAGCCCGAAAGCGCCGCGCGCTGGCAAACCTGGCGGCGTTTTCTAAGTGCCGATATTTTGGTCGGGATTCTCGGAAACTTGCTGACGACCTTGATGACCTGCCTGCTGGCTTACGCGTTACTGTTCCCCAAGGGCTTGCTACCCCAAGAATACGAACTGGCCGTCGTGCAAAGCCAGTTCTTCGCGGTCAGTTGGGGCGAAATAGGCAGGCTGTTGTTCCTGGTGGTCGCGGCGGCGTTTTTAACCGACACTTGGCTGGCTACCGCCGACGCGGTCAGCCGCATTCAGGCCGACATCGTGTTGACGCTGTTTCCGGCGGCGCAACGCTGGCCGGCGCGGCGCTGGTATTATCTGTTTCTGGGGTTGCTAACGCTGATTACCTGCTTCACGATGCAGTTGGACGCGCCCGGCCCGTTAATATTGACCAGCGCCGTGATAGGCTTCGCCGGCACCATCCTGTTTCCACCGCTACTGTATTGGCTGAATCACCGCCTGCTGCCGCCGCACTTACCGGCTTGGGCCAAACCCCGCCGCCGGCCCTGGCTACTGGCGGTCAGCTTTGCGGTTTATTTGACCTTGGCCTTTTTGTATATACGAAGCGTGCTGGGGTTTTGA
- the fae gene encoding formaldehyde-activating enzyme encodes MAKINNLRVGESLVGEGNEIAHIDLIIGPRGSAAETAFANALTNNKDGFSTLLAVVAPNLMVKPATILFNKVTIKGSKQAVQMFGPAQRAVAMAVADSVEDGTIPADEADDLFISVGVFIHWLAEDDAKIEEFNYKATKEAIERAVAGTPTAKEVVAAKSGAKHPFAANNV; translated from the coding sequence ATGGCTAAAATCAATAACTTACGCGTTGGTGAATCTTTGGTTGGCGAAGGCAACGAAATTGCCCACATCGACTTGATCATCGGCCCACGCGGTTCCGCGGCTGAAACTGCTTTTGCAAACGCTCTGACCAACAACAAAGACGGTTTCTCTACTCTGTTGGCGGTTGTCGCTCCTAACCTGATGGTTAAACCAGCGACTATCTTGTTCAACAAAGTGACCATCAAAGGTTCTAAACAAGCCGTTCAAATGTTCGGACCTGCTCAACGCGCTGTTGCAATGGCTGTTGCCGACTCTGTTGAAGACGGTACTATCCCTGCTGACGAAGCTGATGACTTGTTCATTTCTGTTGGCGTATTCATCCACTGGTTGGCTGAAGACGACGCAAAAATCGAAGAATTCAACTACAAAGCGACTAAAGAAGCGATTGAGCGCGCTGTTGCCGGCACTCCGACTGCAAAAGAAGTCGTTGCTGCCAAATCTGGTGCAAAACACCCATTTGCTGCTAACAACGTTTAA